The Ciconia boyciana chromosome 2, ASM3463844v1, whole genome shotgun sequence genome has a segment encoding these proteins:
- the TGFBR2 gene encoding TGF-beta receptor type-2 isoform X2 → MSPVDRSKENGLQMPNLCKFCDIKVTTCSNQYQCKSNCNITAICEKNSEVCVAVWRQNDENVTLETICHDPQKTLYGHMLDDSNSEHCLMREKKEDGGLMFMCSCTGEECNDILIFESDNPHKPEEKVEISKVTIISLVPLLVISVAVIVIFYAYRTHKKRKLNKAWEKNVKPRKHKDCSDVCAIMLDDDRSDISSTCANNINHNTELLPIELDIVVGKGRFAEVYKAKLKQNTSEQYETVAVKIFPYEEYASWKTEKDIFSDVNLKHENILQFLTAEERKTDLGKQYWLITAFHARGNLQEYLTRHIISWEDLWKLGGSLARGIAHLHSDHTPCGRPKTPIVHRDLKSSNILVKNDLTCCLCDFGLSLRLDPSLSVDDLANSGQVGTARYMAPEVLESRMNLENMESFKQTDVYSMALVLWEMTSRCNGVGEVKEYEPPFGSKVREHPCVESMKDNVLRDRGRPEIPSSWLNHQGIQMVCETLIECWDHDPEARLTAQCVAERFSELKHHDKLSGRSCSEEKIPEDGSVTTTK, encoded by the exons ATGTCACCTGTAGACAGAAGTAAGGAAAATGGATTGCAAATGCCGAACCTATGCAAATTTTGTGACATTAAAGTAACAACCTGCTCAAACCAATATCAGTGCAAGAGCAACTGCAACATCACTGCTATCTGTGAGAAGAATAGTGAAGTCTGTGTCGCTGTATG gaGACAGAACGATGAAAATGTGACATTAGAAACAATATGCCATGATCCCCAGAAAACACTGTATGGTCACATGTTGGATGACTCCAACTCAGAGCATTGTTtgatgagggaaaagaaagaagatgggGGACTGATGTTCATGTGTTCCTGTACGGGTGAAGAATGCAATGATATCCTCATTTTTGAATCAG ATAACCCTCATAAGCCAGAGGAGAAAGTTGAAATTTCCAAAGTCACGATCATAAGTCTTGTCCCATTACTGGTGATTTCTGTTGCTGTGATTGTTATCTTTTATGCCTACCGCACTCataagaagagaaagctcaacAAGGCATGGGAGAAGAATGTTAAGCCCAGGAAACATAAGGACTGCAGTGATGTTTGTGCCATTATGTTGGATGATGACCGCTCAGACATCAGCTCTACCTGTGCCAACAACATCAACCACAACACAGAATTGCTGCCCATTGAGTTGGATATTGTTGTTGGCAAAGGAAGGTTTGCTGAAGTGTATAAAGCCAAATTGAAGCAAAACACATCGGAGCAGTATGAAACTGTGGCAGTCAAGATTTTCCCCTATGAAGAATATGCTTCCTGGAAAACTGAGAAGGACATTTTTTCAGATGTAAACCTCAAGCACGAGAACATCCTCCAATTCTTGACGGCAGAGGAGCGTAAGACAGATCTTGGTAAACAGTACTGGTTGATCACTGCCTTCCACGCTAGAGGAAACTTGCAGGAATATCTCACACGGCACATTATCAGCTGGGAGGACCTCTGGAAACTGGGTGGGTCCTTGGCCCGAGGGATTGCCCATCTGCATAGTGATCACACACCCTGTGGTCGCCCCAAAACACCTATTGTGCACAGAGACCTAAAGAGTTCCAACATCCTGGTGAAAAATGATTTAACCTGCTGTCTCTGTGACTTTGGGTTGTCCCTGAGACTGGACCCTTCTCTGTCTGTGGATGACTTGGCTAACAGTGGGCAG GTTGGTACAGCAAGGTACATGGCCCCTGAGGTTCTGGAATCCAGGATGAACCTGGAGAACATGGAGTCCTTCAAACAAACAGATGTGTACTCCATGGCTTTGGTCCTCTGGGAAATGACATCTCGCTGTAATGGCGTCGGAG AAGTGAAAGAGTACGAGCCCCCGTTCGGCTCTAAAGTGCGAGAACACCCCTGCGTGGAAAGCATGAAGGACAATGTCCTAAGAGACAGAGGGCGGCCCGAGATCCCCAGCTCCTGGCTTAACCATCAG GGCATCCAGATGGTGTGTGAGACTCTTATTGAGTGCTGGGACCACGACCCCGAGGCCCGGCTCACGGCACAGTGCGTTGCGGAGCGCTTCAGCGAGCTCAAGCACCATGACAAGCTCTCGGGAAGAAGCTGTTCGGAGGAGAAGATCCCCGAAGACGGCTCCGTGACCACCACCAAGTAG
- the TGFBR2 gene encoding TGF-beta receptor type-2 isoform X1: MTPRLPRSLRRLLLRVSLWVLMGSSVPALLRAEIMSPVDRSKENGLQMPNLCKFCDIKVTTCSNQYQCKSNCNITAICEKNSEVCVAVWRQNDENVTLETICHDPQKTLYGHMLDDSNSEHCLMREKKEDGGLMFMCSCTGEECNDILIFESDNPHKPEEKVEISKVTIISLVPLLVISVAVIVIFYAYRTHKKRKLNKAWEKNVKPRKHKDCSDVCAIMLDDDRSDISSTCANNINHNTELLPIELDIVVGKGRFAEVYKAKLKQNTSEQYETVAVKIFPYEEYASWKTEKDIFSDVNLKHENILQFLTAEERKTDLGKQYWLITAFHARGNLQEYLTRHIISWEDLWKLGGSLARGIAHLHSDHTPCGRPKTPIVHRDLKSSNILVKNDLTCCLCDFGLSLRLDPSLSVDDLANSGQVGTARYMAPEVLESRMNLENMESFKQTDVYSMALVLWEMTSRCNGVGEVKEYEPPFGSKVREHPCVESMKDNVLRDRGRPEIPSSWLNHQGIQMVCETLIECWDHDPEARLTAQCVAERFSELKHHDKLSGRSCSEEKIPEDGSVTTTK; the protein is encoded by the exons ctgaAATTATGTCACCTGTAGACAGAAGTAAGGAAAATGGATTGCAAATGCCGAACCTATGCAAATTTTGTGACATTAAAGTAACAACCTGCTCAAACCAATATCAGTGCAAGAGCAACTGCAACATCACTGCTATCTGTGAGAAGAATAGTGAAGTCTGTGTCGCTGTATG gaGACAGAACGATGAAAATGTGACATTAGAAACAATATGCCATGATCCCCAGAAAACACTGTATGGTCACATGTTGGATGACTCCAACTCAGAGCATTGTTtgatgagggaaaagaaagaagatgggGGACTGATGTTCATGTGTTCCTGTACGGGTGAAGAATGCAATGATATCCTCATTTTTGAATCAG ATAACCCTCATAAGCCAGAGGAGAAAGTTGAAATTTCCAAAGTCACGATCATAAGTCTTGTCCCATTACTGGTGATTTCTGTTGCTGTGATTGTTATCTTTTATGCCTACCGCACTCataagaagagaaagctcaacAAGGCATGGGAGAAGAATGTTAAGCCCAGGAAACATAAGGACTGCAGTGATGTTTGTGCCATTATGTTGGATGATGACCGCTCAGACATCAGCTCTACCTGTGCCAACAACATCAACCACAACACAGAATTGCTGCCCATTGAGTTGGATATTGTTGTTGGCAAAGGAAGGTTTGCTGAAGTGTATAAAGCCAAATTGAAGCAAAACACATCGGAGCAGTATGAAACTGTGGCAGTCAAGATTTTCCCCTATGAAGAATATGCTTCCTGGAAAACTGAGAAGGACATTTTTTCAGATGTAAACCTCAAGCACGAGAACATCCTCCAATTCTTGACGGCAGAGGAGCGTAAGACAGATCTTGGTAAACAGTACTGGTTGATCACTGCCTTCCACGCTAGAGGAAACTTGCAGGAATATCTCACACGGCACATTATCAGCTGGGAGGACCTCTGGAAACTGGGTGGGTCCTTGGCCCGAGGGATTGCCCATCTGCATAGTGATCACACACCCTGTGGTCGCCCCAAAACACCTATTGTGCACAGAGACCTAAAGAGTTCCAACATCCTGGTGAAAAATGATTTAACCTGCTGTCTCTGTGACTTTGGGTTGTCCCTGAGACTGGACCCTTCTCTGTCTGTGGATGACTTGGCTAACAGTGGGCAG GTTGGTACAGCAAGGTACATGGCCCCTGAGGTTCTGGAATCCAGGATGAACCTGGAGAACATGGAGTCCTTCAAACAAACAGATGTGTACTCCATGGCTTTGGTCCTCTGGGAAATGACATCTCGCTGTAATGGCGTCGGAG AAGTGAAAGAGTACGAGCCCCCGTTCGGCTCTAAAGTGCGAGAACACCCCTGCGTGGAAAGCATGAAGGACAATGTCCTAAGAGACAGAGGGCGGCCCGAGATCCCCAGCTCCTGGCTTAACCATCAG GGCATCCAGATGGTGTGTGAGACTCTTATTGAGTGCTGGGACCACGACCCCGAGGCCCGGCTCACGGCACAGTGCGTTGCGGAGCGCTTCAGCGAGCTCAAGCACCATGACAAGCTCTCGGGAAGAAGCTGTTCGGAGGAGAAGATCCCCGAAGACGGCTCCGTGACCACCACCAAGTAG